The proteins below are encoded in one region of Sminthopsis crassicaudata isolate SCR6 chromosome 1, ASM4859323v1, whole genome shotgun sequence:
- the RFK gene encoding riboflavin kinase → MLSAQWQRAVPLFLSSLPALRFFSAHLPHRFPLQPASVSNCGFCWVSGVRRFCRAPSVSSFRVRAVGREPRAVNAHLVSLLPSALRNFLPSPSPFSSTPGWPRGTVSLNSTAAPPESPPGSSREPGVSDVMKHLPYFCRGTVVRGFGRGSKQLGIPTANFPDQVVDNLPHDLSPGIYYGWASVGNGDVHKMVLSIGWNPYYKNTKKSVETHIIHTFKEDFYGEILNIVITGYIRPEKNFSSVDDLISAIQDDIEEAKRQLDLPEHLKLKEDNFFHMPENEIVNGH, encoded by the exons ATGCTGTCTGCCCAATGGCAACGCGCCGTTCcgctcttcctttcttctctccccgcCCTTCGTTTTTTCTCCGCCCACCTCCCGCATAGATTTCCGCTCCAGCCGGCTTCGGTGAGCAATTGCGGCTTCTGTTGGGTCAGTGGTGTGCGGAGATTCTGTCGCGCGCCCTCCGTCAGCAGCTTTCGGGTGAGGGCGGTTGGCCGCGAGCCTCGTGCCGTCAACGCGCACCTCGTCTCCCTCCTGCCTTCTGCCCTTAGgaacttccttccctccccctcccccttctcctccactCCCGGCTGGCCCCGGGGAACCGTTTCCCTGAACTCGACGGCGGCTCCGCCGGAATCTCCGCCCGGGTCGTCTCGCGAGCCCGGAGTCAGCGACGTGATGAAACATCTGCCTTATTTCTGCCGGGGCACAGTGGTGAGGGGCTTCGGACGGGGCTCCAAGCAGCTGGGCATCCCCACAG CTAACTTTCCTGATCAAGTAGTGGATAATCTTCCACATGATTTATCTCCTGGAATTTATTATGGTTGGGCCTCTGTTGGAAATGGAGATGTCCATAAAATGGTTTTAAGTATAGGATGGAACCCATACTACAAGAATACTAAAAAATCTGTg gAAACTCACATTATACATACCTTTAAAGAGGACTTCTATGGGGAAATCCTTAATATAGTCATCACTGGCTACATCAGACCAGAAAAGAACTTTAGTTCAGTTG ATGACCTTATTTCGGCAATTCAAGATGATATTGAAGAAGCTAAGAGACAACTGGATTTACCAGAAcatttgaaactcaaagaagatAATTTCTTCCATATGCCAGAAAACGAAATAGTGAATGGCCACTGA